AGTCACAGCACACAGATCAATACGGAACAATCGCAGCCTGTCACGCAGCCTGCTCCTCCCACTccaacggacacacacacacacacacctggagtgaAGGGAGGCAGGTGCTGGTAGGGTGTGTCTTTGCGTCTGGGAGTGGAACCTGAAGAGGATTCCGTGGCTGTTGACACGGGCCGGGTCAGGCCAAGGTCTCTCACTTCCTGGGTTCTGCTGTGTTCtgggatctctctctctagaacacacacacacacacacagatcgacATAAGCACAACCATTTTAACGTTGTCATGAGCGATGAGTGTTATTTCAATTGGACGTTGTGTAGTGCTAGCCATTCAAATGCTCTCTTGCCGTTTGTTTGTTTCAGTATAATTGGTGAAatgtttcccccccccaaaaaaatgggTTTGGAAGCTTTCTTTCAGCAAACAAAGAGCTTGTTTAGCTTTTATTGGCTCATTAGTAATAGGGCCAACCAAGCCCCTGGCTATGTAGACTGGACAGGCTCCCCTACTGGAAGACAGTCAACATTCCTGTCCAATCAGCCTGGGGTATCTGGCGACTGTGACCACTTCCACAGATAGTGCTATAATAACAAGCTGTGTCAGGAACGAGAACTGGACTGTGGCCTAGCCATGTCATTATTATGAtatgcgtgcgtttgtgtgtgcttgtgtgaatgtgtgtgagtgtgcatctgtgccagtgtatgtttgtgtttgtgtgtgtttcagtacctATCAAGGTGGGGGGAGTATACACGCTTCGTTTCCTCTGGGCGGGGCGGGCCTGTGCATGCTGGGTAACGTAGTCAGATCGAGCAGGGAGGGAAAACAGTAAAGGTATGAGACATGACAAGATCCACCAAATCGAGTAATCATGAAGaaggagaacaggaagtgaggtgtcAGTGAAGGAGCTCTACCtgtcctgattggctgctgggctGGAGGTCAGCTGGGGGGGGGATGGTGATGGCAGGAGGACAAGTTCAACTGGTGACAACACAGTCAAGCATGTCCTCtctcttacaaacacacacacacacacacaagcacacacacacacagacacacacacacaagcagacacacacactcccagagctGAGCCTGGGAGGGAGGTTGTTGCTGCATTCTCTACAGTGAGCTGTTCTGTTGTTTCTCTGAGGATCTCCAGGCCCAGACTCCCACTGAGGGCTTCACACTGCCTGAGCCCTGACCAGGAACACAGGGCTGCTTGTGCCGCTAGGAATGCATGTAGGGCATcagagtcccacacacacaacaggcccacacacacacacacactctgctggatagtgcacacacacataccgaatACACACACGTCCTAAAGGCCACAAGACACTCATACCACACATTTACAGAAACAAATAAGCCAcctacaggtcacacacacacacaaatgcaaaacacacacacacaaactactcTTTGACATGTGGATACCTACCCAATTTAGTATTCCATGAAACAAGACTTTTCATAAGAGAACACTGCCTAACCCTCCCTAGCAGATAAACTGTATCCAATCACTGTTAAACAGAATACTGATGACTATCACACGTTTATCtgttgatgtgtgtctgtgagtgtgtctgtgtgtgtgtctgtgtgtgtgtctgtgtttgtctgtgcagCAGGTTTAAAGGCCATGACTGGAACAAACCGAATTCCGTGGGACGCCAGCTTTTGCAGTTATGAAGAGTGcgcacacaccgtcacacaaacacacattcgcacacacacacacacagtttacaaaAGCAGTATTTTACCTGACGTGT
The DNA window shown above is from Osmerus eperlanus chromosome 3, fOsmEpe2.1, whole genome shotgun sequence and carries:
- the ppp1r1c gene encoding protein phosphatase 1 regulatory subunit 1C, which encodes MESNGKKIQFAVPALQSPLDPKAAEHIRRRRPTPATLVVYRDTSADLQPSSQSGQHAQARPAQRKRSVYTPPTLIEREIPEHSRTQEVRDLGLTRPVSTATESSSGSTPRRKDTPYQHLPPFTPGGRLLENHTPFSEEEEQDGEEEEGGEEEEEKKKGVPH